The following proteins come from a genomic window of Eulemur rufifrons isolate Redbay chromosome 24, OSU_ERuf_1, whole genome shotgun sequence:
- the ZNF599 gene encoding zinc finger protein 599 produces MAAPASALVSFEDVAVTFTGEEWGHLDLAQRTLYQEVMLETCGLLVSLGHPVPKPELIYLLQHGQELRAVQRGLPQSTCAGEKSKPETTEPTASQLAFSKESSFQEQLAQRSSKDSRLGKARDEERLSEMQGGNLRPGTDPHRELCPGKLNHKCDNLETDDSLGLRVLQERITPQDALHEHASQGPGKGPMIDARNNPYKCKECGKGFSKNWALVRHQQIHAGVKPYECNECGKACRYMADFVRHMRFHTGEKPYKCIECGKAFKRRSHLTEHQRIHTGDKPYECKECGKAFSHRSSFIQHNMTHTREKPFLCKECGKAFYYSSSFAQHMRIHTGKKLYECSECGKAFTHRSTFIQHNMAHTGEKPFLCKECGKAFCLNSSFTQHMRIHTGEKPYECSDCGKAFTHRSTFIRHKRTHTGEKPFECKECGKAFCDSSSLIQHMRIHTGEKPYECSQCGKAFTHHSVFIRHTRTHSGEKPLECKECAKAFYYSSSFTRHMRIHTGEKPYVCRECGKAFTQPANFVRHNRIHTGEKPFECKECEKAFCDNFALTQHMRTHTGEKPFECSECGKTFSHSSSFTHHRKIHTRV; encoded by the exons GCCTTGGTATCATTTGAAGATGTGGCTGTGACCTTCACTGGGGAGGAGTGGGGACACCTGGACCTGGCGCAGAGGACCCTGTACCAGGAAGTGATGCTGGAGACCTGCGGGCTCCTGGTCTCCCTGG GGCATCCTGTTCCCAAACCAGAGCTGATCTACCTCCTGCAGCATGGGCAGGAGCTACGGGCAGTGCAGAGAGGCCTCCCCCAAAGCACCTGTGCAG GTGAAAAATCAAAACCTGAGACCACAGAGCCTACTGCTTCTCAGTTGGCCTTCTCCAAGGAATCCTCTTTCCAGGAACAACTGGCACAGAGATCCTCAAAGGATTCCAGGTTGGGGAAAGCTAGAGATGAGGAAAGGCTATCAGAAATGCAGGGAGGgaacttgaggccaggaacagACCCCCACAGGGAGCTGTGCCCTGGGAAGCTGAACCATAAATGTGACAATTTGGAGACAGATGATAGTCTTGGTTTAAGGGTTTTACAGGAACGAATCACTCCACAAGATGCTCTCCATGAACATGCTTCTCAAGGACCAGGAAAAGGCCCCATGATTGATGCAAGGAATAACCCTTACAAATGCAAGGAATGTGGAAAAGGGTTTAGCAAGAACTGGGCCCTTGTTCGACATCAACAGATTCATGCTGGAGTGAAGCCCTATGAATGCAATGAGTGTGGGAAAGCATGCCGCTATATGGCCGACTTCGTTCGACATATGAGGTTTCATACAGGGGAAAAACCATACAAGTGTATcgagtgtgggaaagccttcaaaCGCAGGTCTCACCTCACAGAGCACCAGCGCATTCACACTGGAGATAAGCCCTATGAGTgcaaagaatgtgggaaagctttctCCCACCGCTCTTCTTTTATCCAGCATAATATGACTCACACTAGAGAAAAGCCCTTTTTATgcaaagaatgtgggaaagctttttACTACAGCTCTTCATTTGCACAACACATGAGGATTCATACTGGAAAGAAACTCTATGAGTGCAgcgaatgtggaaaagcctttactCACCGCTCCACTTTTATCCAGCATAACATGGCCCACACAGGAGAAAAACCCTTTTTGTGTAAAGAATGTGGTAAAGCTTTTTGCCTCAACTCATCCTTCACTCAACACATGAGGATTCACACTGGGGAGAAGCCCTATGAGTGCAGTGACTGTGGAAAGGCCTTTACTCACCGCTCCACTTTCATCCGGCACAAGAGGAcccatactggagagaagccctttgAGTGCAAAGAATGTGGAAAGGCCTTTTGTGACAGCTCTTCCTTAATTCAGCACATGAGGATCCACACTGGCGAGAAGCCCTATGAGTGCAGCCAATGTGGAAAGGCTTTTACACACCACTCTGTTTTCATCCGACATACTAGGACCCACAGTGGAGAAAAGCCCTTGGAGTGCAAGGAATGTGCAAAAGCCTTTTACTACAGCTCTTCCTTCACTCGACACATGAggattcacactggagaaaagccCTATGTTTGCAGAGAATGTGGAAAGGCCTTTACCCAACCTGCAAATTTTGTTCGGCATAATAGGatccacactggagaaaaaccctttGAATGCAAAGAATGTGAGAAGGCCTTTTGTGACAACTTTGCCTTAACTCAGCACATGAGAACTCACACGGGAGAGAAACCCTTTGAATGCAGTGAATGTGGAAAGACCTTCAGCCACAGTTCATCTTTTACTCACCATCGGAAGATTCATACCAGAGTTTAA